The following are encoded together in the Dermacoccus nishinomiyaensis genome:
- a CDS encoding peptidoglycan-binding domain-containing protein — protein MVDSAWADSKLAAAHLLAAVNDLKALGCYALEYPKANPSFHINGSRHAATGYGGRACACDVNRDPRGPNSEDERAWFEKVGQHIAWGHGLSVTCGIYGYVENHSGANMHLHIDDGPWSNVGDKRGVFRTPKAARPTLPAWPVRAFQKAHGLVVDGIPGKLTISALQKLVGAKVDGIAGRETWSKVQAKVGAVVDGIPGGETYFKLGVAIEGGEL, from the coding sequence ATGGGCTGACTCCAAGCTCGCAGCCGCCCACCTCCTCGCTGCCGTCAACGATCTCAAGGCGCTCGGCTGCTACGCGCTCGAGTATCCGAAGGCGAACCCGTCGTTCCACATCAACGGTTCGCGACACGCCGCGACCGGCTACGGCGGTCGCGCGTGCGCGTGCGACGTCAACCGCGACCCCCGCGGTCCGAACAGCGAAGACGAGCGCGCATGGTTCGAGAAGGTCGGCCAGCACATCGCATGGGGCCACGGCCTGTCCGTGACGTGCGGCATCTATGGCTACGTCGAGAACCACTCCGGCGCGAACATGCATTTGCACATCGACGACGGCCCCTGGTCGAACGTCGGCGACAAGCGCGGCGTGTTCCGCACCCCGAAGGCAGCGCGGCCTACCCTGCCCGCATGGCCCGTGCGCGCGTTCCAGAAGGCACACGGCCTCGTCGTCGACGGCATCCCCGGCAAGCTCACCATCTCCGCGCTGCAGAAGCTCGTCGGCGCGAAGGTCGACGGCATCGCGGGCCGCGAGACGTGGAGCAAGGTGCAGGCGAAGGTCGGTGCAGTCGTTGACGGCATCCCTGGCGGCGAGACGTACTTCAAGCTCGGCGTCGCCATCGAAGGAGGCGAGCTGTGA
- a CDS encoding tyrosine-type recombinase/integrase, producing MTDDDHRTRPRRRRGEGTYWTRPNGVEVFTMKLDGGGTRSVSAPTHKELLKKVEKLKSEVARGVGAGGATKLSVWGRYWLDEICTTRVKPTTLQSHRSKMEQHIIPALGQRRLRDIKPEHVRAFYADLAEREYSTATIRQVHVILSRCLKVATMEGKIERNPCDNVEPPKTTGPPEIRRLSVAECATVLAWLRKNREPKEVARWSVALLGGLRQGEALGLDWEHVDWAARAIHVRQAQAYVGGEYILQTPKTARSVRSVPMMNDLYADLHAYWVEAGSPRTGLVFGPANTGVDSRKWKNHQRLARIAEPVSVHSCRKTTGSMLSDAGVPSRIIADILGQENPEVTDAHYIRTELDIRRKGIDKVGKLLTKATKQLEKKDAP from the coding sequence ATGACGGACGACGACCACCGCACGCGGCCACGCAGACGCCGCGGCGAAGGAACCTACTGGACTCGGCCCAACGGCGTCGAGGTCTTCACGATGAAGCTCGACGGTGGCGGCACCCGATCCGTCAGCGCGCCAACTCACAAGGAGCTGCTGAAGAAGGTCGAGAAGCTCAAGTCCGAAGTCGCACGAGGTGTCGGCGCCGGCGGAGCTACCAAGCTGTCGGTGTGGGGCCGGTACTGGCTCGACGAGATCTGCACGACCAGGGTGAAGCCGACGACACTGCAGTCGCACCGCTCGAAGATGGAGCAGCACATCATCCCGGCGCTCGGGCAACGCCGGCTTCGTGACATCAAGCCCGAGCACGTGCGCGCCTTCTACGCGGACCTCGCTGAGCGCGAGTACTCGACAGCGACGATCCGCCAGGTTCACGTCATCCTGTCGCGCTGCCTGAAGGTCGCCACGATGGAGGGCAAAATCGAGCGGAATCCGTGCGACAACGTTGAGCCGCCGAAGACGACCGGGCCGCCCGAGATTCGGCGGCTCAGCGTGGCCGAATGCGCGACCGTCCTCGCATGGCTGCGCAAGAACCGCGAACCGAAGGAGGTTGCTCGCTGGTCGGTGGCGTTGCTCGGTGGGCTGCGTCAGGGCGAGGCGCTCGGCTTGGACTGGGAGCACGTCGACTGGGCGGCGCGCGCCATCCACGTGCGTCAGGCTCAGGCGTACGTCGGCGGCGAGTACATCCTGCAGACTCCGAAGACGGCGCGGTCGGTGCGCAGCGTGCCGATGATGAACGACCTGTATGCCGACCTGCACGCTTACTGGGTGGAGGCTGGTAGCCCGCGAACGGGCCTAGTGTTCGGCCCCGCCAACACCGGAGTCGACTCGCGGAAGTGGAAGAACCATCAGCGCCTCGCACGGATCGCTGAGCCCGTGTCGGTGCACTCGTGCCGCAAGACGACAGGCAGCATGCTCTCCGACGCTGGCGTGCCGTCACGCATCATCGCGGACATTCTGGGGCAGGAGAACCCGGAGGTCACCGACGCGCATTACATTCGGACGGAGTTGGACATCCGCCGGAAGGGCATCGACAAGGTCGGGAAGCTGCTGACGAAGGCGACGAAGCAGCTCGAGAAGAAGGACGCGCCCTGA